A genomic segment from Mustela lutreola isolate mMusLut2 chromosome 15, mMusLut2.pri, whole genome shotgun sequence encodes:
- the LOC131816686 gene encoding E3 ubiquitin/ISG15 ligase TRIM25-like has protein sequence MADGPEKGKVPWDTPSVTATSCQSLLASSTGTKLAIFEKGGANLIGRSQNSSQRERAAKPLALPDMQKVSRPAQDRNPVLQPPSQTSRLPQTQLLMSNSSLGPFEDQVLCPICLEVFRNPVTTACGHNFCMTCLQGFWDHQATEGETLYCPQCRESFPSRPRLCKNVVLEEMVTCFTQAKGHTLGSSRVLAGPQDVPCDFCAPQKLKSVKSCLQCVASLCEKHLRSHFEDQAFQDHSLLEPVWDLKSRLCRKHRQLRQLYCRTEGCCVCGACLLEEHKNHDTIPLEEERAHKEVEVRKVQANVENQMLIINSDSQKHRGQVAFLSKLIQTTREEVNTCFSEIIQDVKKLQMKILDFVEKEEAAALGKLGSSIQQSHNRLLKLEGDSIWLRTLLANRSDQQFLQEFPRLKHFPACVEPLMGTNCEEKQTFLQLPETLEELRTRLMDLGLSFINQLLLKGIKMNSYEVLPPAVDRKTLLKCYCNLNFDPTTASEELFLFKETHSVLNLGILLEPFATGGPFPGFKQWPQVLCSRGLSEGRHYWEADVSNSWVCLGLTYRRSPPLGSRPRRNIVYLLGRNPYSWCLEWDSLKFSVWHNNTQTVLHGGYHRTLGVALDCGAGCLSFYCVAGGVSLLYRFLVSFLEPLYPAVMVSSGASVTLKQHPEAEA, from the exons GAACAAAGCTGGCAATTTTCGAGAAGGGGGGGGCCAACTTGATAGGGAGATCACAAAACAGCAGCCAAAGGGAAag GGCCGCCAAGCCTCTAGCCCTCCCTGACATGCAGAAGGTTTCAC gGCCAGCCCAGGACCGCAACCCAGTCCTGCAGCCCCCTTCCCAGACCTCAAGACTTCCCCAAACCCAGCTCCTAATGAGTAACAGCAGTCTCGGCCCCTTCGAGGACCAAGTCCTCTGTCCCATTTGCCTGGAGGTGTTCCGCAACCCGGTCACCACCGCCTGCGGGCACAACTTCTGCATGACCTGCCTCCAAGGCTTCTGGGACCACCAGGCCACCGAGGGCGAGACACTCTACTGCCCCCAGTGCCGGGAGAGCTTCCCCTCCAGACCGCGCCTCTGCAAGAACGTCGTCCTGGAGGAGATGGTGACCTGCTTCACCCAGGCCAAGGGCCACACCTTGGGATCCTCTCGGGTCCTGGCGGGGCCCCAGGACGTGCCCTGCGACTTCTGTGCTCCACAGAAGCTCAAGTCGGTCAAGTCCTGTCTGCAGTGCGTGGCCTCCCTGTGCGAGAAGCACCTGCGCAGCCACTTCGAAGACCAGGCGTTCCAGGACCACTCGCTGCTGGAGCCCGTGTGGGACCTCAAGAGCCGCCTGTGCCGCAAGCACCGCCAGCTACGGCAGCTGTACTGCCGCACGGAAGGCTGCTGTGTGTGCGGGGCCTGCCTGCTGGAGGAGCACAAAAACCACGACACCATCCCCCTGGAGGAGGAGCGCGCCCACAAGGAG GTGGAGGTTCGGAAAGTCCAGGCCAATGTGGAAAATCAGATGCTGATCATCAACTCTGACAGCCAGAAGCACAGGGGGCAGGTGGCCTTTCTCTCG aAACTGATCCAGACAACTCGTGAGGAGGTGAACACATGCTTCTCAGAGATCATCCAGGACGTCAAAAAACTGCAGATGAAGATCTTGGAttttgtggagaaagaggaggcaGCGGCTCTGGGGAAGCTGGGCAGCTCTATCCAGCAGAGCCACAACAGGCTCCTGAAGCTGGAGGGGGACAGCATCTGGCTCCGCACCCTGCTCGCCAACAGGAGCGACCAGCAGTTTCTGCAG GAGTTCCCTAGGCTGAAGCACTTCCCTGCCTGCGTGGAACCCCTGATGGGAACCAACTGTGAGGAGAAGCAGACCTTCCTCCAGTTGCCAGAGACCCTGGAGGAGCTCCGGACTCGGCTGATGGACCTGGGCCTCAGCTTCATCAATCAGCTCCTCCTGAAGG GCATTAAGATGAACTCCTACGAGGTGCTGCCCCCAGCTGTGGACAGGAAAACACTTCTCAAGT GTTACTGCAACCTGAACTTTGACCCCACGACGGCCAGCGAGGAGCTGTTTCTGTTCAAGGAGACCCACTCGGTGCTGAACCTGGGCATCCTCCTGGAGCCCTTCGCCACGGGCGGCCCCTTTCCCGGCTTCAAGCAGTGGCCGCAGGTGCTGTGCTCGCGCGGCCTGTCCGAGGGCCGCCACTACTGGGAGGCCGACGTGTCCAACTCGTGGGTGTGCCTGGGCCTCACCTACCGCCGCAGCCCCCCGCTCGGCAGCCGCCCGCGCCGCAACATCGTCTACCTGCTGGGCCGCAACCCCTACTCGTGGTGCCTGGAGTGGGACTCGCTCAAGTTCTCCGTGTGGCACAACAACACGCAGACGGTGCTGCACGGCGGCTACCACCGCACGCTCGGCGTGGCGCTCGACTGCGGCGCCGGCTGCCTCTCCTTCTACTGCGTGGCGGGCGGCGTGAGCCTGCTCTACCGCTTCCTCGTCTCCTTCCTGGAGCCGCTCTACCCCGCGGTCATGGTCAGCAGCGGCGCCTCGGTGACGCTCAAGCAGCACCCAGAGGCGGAGGCGTAG